The window TCGTCAGTCCGAGACGCGATGGAATGAATCTCGTAGCGAAGGAGTACGTTGCCTCACAAGTGGACGACCCCGGTGTCCTGTTGCTCAGCGAGTTGACCGGCGCGGACGAAGAACTCGGTGACGAATCCGTAACGATCCATCCTCACGATACGCCGGGATTCGCCGATGCTATCGAGTACGCGCTTTCGCTCTCCGAAACGGAACGAGCGCGCCGAATGAAGGACCTCGAACGACTGGTTCACTCGAACGATGTGTACGCGTGGATGAATGCACAATTCCGTACAGTGAAGGCGATTCAGCGTGGACGTGATGTTGCCGCAAAATCAGTCAAACGACAATGACCAACGACGTACCCGAACCACTCCGAAAAAACCTCCACGCACTGGTAACCCGACTCGATAAGGCCGACGGACTGCTCGCCATGTTCGATTTCGATGGGTCCCTGGCTCCGATCGAAGATCATCCGGACGACGTCGAACTTCCACGGACGACCCAAACCGCACTCGAGGCGCTTCGTGACAACGAAGACGTCCAGGTCGGTATCGTCAGCGGTCGCGGCCTCGCCGACCTCCGAGAGCGTGTCGGTATCGATGGGATCGCGTACGCCGGAAATCACGGTTTGGAACTGCAGACCGAGGATGGACGGGAAACACATCCGATCGCCGACGACGCGAGGGTCGAAATCGCGGCTCTCTGTGATGAACTCGAATCGAACCTCGTCGACGTAGAGGGCGCATTCGTCGAGAACAAGGGCGTTACGGCGTCGATTCATTATCGCCTCGTCGATAATGAGCACGTTCCGGCAGTTCGACAGGCGGTTCGGGACGCAGTTCGCGGGCTGAACGACGTTCGTGTCACGTCGGGCAAGCAGGTGTTGGAACTGCGCCCGGACGTGGATTGGCACAAAGGACGGGCCATCCGATGGCTGTACGACCACCACGTTCCGGACGACGAGACGTGGCTTCCCCTGTACGTTGGCGATGACCGAACGGACGAGGATGCGTTCGACACGCTTCCGGACTCCGGTCTCGCCGTCAAAGTCGGTCACCACCCCCCGACTGTGGCGAGATATCGTGTCGCCGACCCGTCCTCGGTACAGACGATTATCGCGTGGCTGGCGGAGTATGGTGTCAAATTCCTTCGGATGGGGTCGCTTTCGAACGGAACGCCGAGCTGACGAAACTTCACGTTACCCGTTTCGAAACCGGCGACGGAATTCACAAACTGTCTGAACAGTCACGCCGGTTTATTCTCCGTTTGCGAGTAGCAGGCGGCAGAAAACCCATGGCAACCGACGACCACAAGACCGAACGAACCACGGACGGTTCGAACGACGAACCGGAGGAACACCGGTGGGAAGAACGAACCGAACGAGAGGAATCACGCGCTGGTAGGGACGGGGAGTCGGTGGAACGACGAAAACGGTCACCACGTCATCCCTCCGAGCGCCAGCGGCCCACTGGACGGTATCGACGAGATACCTCCCGCGATAACCATCGATCGAGACCCCCATCGAGGGGACCGTCCGACCCGCCGCGGAACGAGGGGCGAAGGGGAACCGAATCCTACAGCGGCCGATATGGAAGCAGAGTACGAAAGCGGGAAGCCGGCGAGCGCGCTCGTGAGGGGGTGCCGTCGGAACCGCACCCTCGTCGAAGCGAAAACCGGCGCGAAGCGGAGCCAACCGAGGTCGAAAAGTACGGTGGGCCGCGTGATCCGGACTGGGAGCGACGACGGCAACTGAAAAAGGCCGAGTGGCAAGGAAATCAACGGATGATGGACGTCGCGTTCGGCCAACAGCGCCCCAGCCGACAGGAAAAGAGCACCTGGCGATATCAGCGCGGCCAGCGGTAGTCGCTTGATCGGCGACGCGTCCCCGGTCAGTGGGACTAGTCGTCCGCGTCCGTCCGCGCGGTTCTGCGGGCGGCGCGTTCGATGAACTCCTCCGGGAGTTCATCGATTTCTCCGGCTTGGACAC of the Haladaptatus caseinilyticus genome contains:
- the otsB gene encoding trehalose-phosphatase, producing MTNDVPEPLRKNLHALVTRLDKADGLLAMFDFDGSLAPIEDHPDDVELPRTTQTALEALRDNEDVQVGIVSGRGLADLRERVGIDGIAYAGNHGLELQTEDGRETHPIADDARVEIAALCDELESNLVDVEGAFVENKGVTASIHYRLVDNEHVPAVRQAVRDAVRGLNDVRVTSGKQVLELRPDVDWHKGRAIRWLYDHHVPDDETWLPLYVGDDRTDEDAFDTLPDSGLAVKVGHHPPTVARYRVADPSSVQTIIAWLAEYGVKFLRMGSLSNGTPS